A stretch of the Clavibacter sp. B3I6 genome encodes the following:
- a CDS encoding DNA-3-methyladenine glycosylase, whose translation MDSPGAAAHVAAPAGAHVARTVLDVPAPFDGGGVIRFLSWHAVTGAEEGDATSFTQSARLAHGAGTVTVRLLDAEVGEEPGASTRLEVTTRVEHADDAAELLAGTRRLLGLDVDAARIDADLARDPALAAAVRATPGLRIPGTLDPRSTLFRTVVGQQISVASARATHGRMTADLGEDLPASVAHGSVTRLMPSAARIAQDGAELLRGPARRTATLIRLAEALATGELVVEHGMPRAELRAALVAFHGVGPWTADYVAMRALGSPDVLLSGDLIVRRGAAALGLPDEARALDARAAAWSPWRSYATLHLWRVMTDGMPAAG comes from the coding sequence ATGGACTCCCCCGGCGCCGCCGCGCACGTCGCCGCGCCCGCCGGCGCGCACGTCGCCCGCACCGTGCTCGACGTGCCCGCGCCCTTCGACGGCGGCGGCGTGATCCGCTTCCTCTCCTGGCACGCGGTGACGGGGGCCGAGGAGGGCGACGCCACGTCCTTCACGCAGTCGGCGCGGCTCGCGCACGGCGCGGGGACGGTGACCGTGCGGCTCCTCGACGCCGAGGTCGGGGAGGAGCCGGGCGCGTCGACCCGCCTCGAGGTGACCACCCGCGTGGAGCACGCGGACGACGCCGCCGAGCTCCTCGCCGGCACCCGCCGCCTCCTCGGGCTCGACGTCGACGCCGCGCGCATCGACGCCGACCTCGCCCGCGACCCCGCGCTCGCGGCGGCCGTGCGCGCGACGCCCGGCCTCCGCATCCCCGGCACGCTGGATCCGCGCTCCACCCTCTTCCGCACGGTCGTCGGGCAGCAGATCTCGGTGGCCTCCGCGCGCGCCACGCACGGCCGCATGACGGCGGACCTCGGCGAGGACCTGCCCGCGTCCGTGGCGCACGGATCCGTGACGCGCCTCATGCCCTCGGCCGCACGGATCGCGCAGGACGGCGCCGAGCTGCTCCGCGGTCCCGCCCGGCGGACGGCGACGCTGATCCGGCTGGCCGAGGCCCTCGCGACCGGAGAGCTGGTGGTCGAGCACGGCATGCCGCGCGCGGAGCTGCGGGCGGCGCTCGTCGCCTTCCACGGCGTCGGGCCCTGGACGGCCGACTACGTCGCGATGCGCGCCCTCGGATCCCCCGACGTGCTGCTCTCCGGCGACCTCATCGTCCGCCGCGGAGCCGCCGCCCTCGGGCTCCCCGACGAGGCCCGCGCGCTCGATGCGCGCGCGGCCGCCTGGTCGCCGTGGCGCTCCTACGCGACCCTGCACCTCTGGCGCGTCATGACCGACGGGATGCCGGCCGCCGGCTGA
- a CDS encoding FAD-binding oxidoreductase — MIDDDVVRTSPTPASADAVRAELVAALGDVVATDPASLEDARSDRSGYRSPADPIAVVRATEVAHVVATLRIASATGTPVVTRGAGTGLAGGATATAGEIVLSVRGMDRILEVSEDDELAVVEPGVLNDDLNAALAPLGLWYSPDPASKAISTIGGNIATNAGGLLCAKYGVTREAVLALTVVLADGRVVDTGHRTVKGVTGYDLTALMIGSEGTLGVIVRATVRLRPLPTATPSTVAASFPDSTAAAAAASAITAARIRPAAMELLDAGALAAIDAHLGTDHSSRGSAHLLIRSDGPDAAAEAARVVAVVVAGGGTAEVTDDADEGERLLAVRRAFHPALAARGRVLIEDVAVPRSRLAEMLTRIREIERETGLAIPTVAHAGDGNLHPNFCIPEDPTTPDGDATGIPDAVWHAADLLFRAAVDLGGTLTGEHGVGLLKRRWLADELGDDVMGLAAGIRRVFDPQGILNPGKAA; from the coding sequence ATGATCGACGACGACGTGGTCCGCACCTCCCCGACGCCCGCCTCCGCCGACGCCGTCCGCGCGGAGCTCGTGGCGGCCCTCGGCGACGTGGTCGCCACCGACCCCGCCTCCCTCGAGGACGCGCGCTCCGACCGGTCCGGCTACCGCAGCCCCGCGGACCCGATCGCCGTCGTGCGCGCGACCGAGGTGGCGCACGTCGTCGCGACCCTGCGCATCGCGAGCGCGACCGGCACCCCCGTGGTCACGCGCGGCGCGGGCACGGGCCTCGCGGGCGGCGCGACGGCGACCGCGGGCGAGATCGTGCTGTCGGTCCGCGGCATGGACCGGATCCTCGAGGTCAGCGAGGACGACGAGCTCGCGGTCGTCGAGCCCGGCGTCCTCAACGACGACCTCAACGCGGCGCTCGCGCCCCTCGGGCTCTGGTACTCGCCGGATCCCGCGAGCAAGGCCATCTCCACCATCGGCGGCAACATCGCCACCAACGCGGGCGGCCTCCTCTGCGCCAAGTACGGCGTTACCCGCGAGGCCGTCCTCGCGCTCACGGTCGTGCTCGCCGACGGCCGCGTGGTCGACACGGGCCACCGCACCGTGAAGGGCGTCACGGGCTACGACCTGACCGCGCTGATGATCGGCTCGGAGGGCACGCTCGGGGTCATCGTCCGCGCGACCGTGCGCCTCCGCCCGCTGCCGACCGCGACCCCGTCGACCGTGGCCGCGTCCTTCCCCGACTCCACCGCGGCCGCCGCGGCGGCGTCCGCGATCACGGCCGCGCGCATCCGGCCCGCCGCCATGGAGCTGCTCGACGCGGGCGCGCTCGCCGCCATCGACGCGCACCTCGGGACCGACCACTCCTCCCGCGGATCCGCGCACCTCCTGATCCGCTCCGACGGGCCGGACGCCGCCGCGGAGGCCGCGCGCGTGGTGGCTGTCGTCGTCGCGGGCGGCGGCACGGCCGAGGTCACCGACGACGCCGACGAGGGGGAGCGCCTCCTCGCGGTCCGCCGCGCGTTCCATCCGGCGCTCGCCGCCCGGGGGCGCGTGCTCATCGAGGACGTCGCCGTGCCGCGCTCGCGCCTCGCCGAGATGCTCACGCGGATCCGGGAGATCGAGCGGGAGACGGGCCTCGCCATCCCGACCGTCGCGCACGCGGGCGACGGCAACCTCCACCCGAACTTCTGCATCCCGGAGGACCCGACCACGCCGGACGGCGACGCGACCGGCATCCCCGACGCGGTCTGGCACGCGGCCGACCTCCTCTTCCGCGCGGCCGTCGACCTCGGCGGCACGCTCACGGGCGAGCACGGCGTGGGCCTGCTCAAGCGGCGCTGGCTGGCCGACGAGCTGGGCGACGACGTGATGGGGCTGGCCGCGGGGATCCGCCGCGTGTTCGACCCGCAGGGGATCCTCAACCCCGGCAAGGCGGCCTGA
- a CDS encoding PrsW family intramembrane metalloprotease, translating into MTDPSVPVTVHRPSPASPPPAMELPTPHPPSRITASAVLGVAGVAVLLLVGLVVAAYLVLSLGIQAVAICAVLALIPLGFVLLAIRWVDRWEPEPRLALLFALLWGAAASVAIALLFDLVVQYARLAVGVPTRYTEFLQLAVQAPVVEESAKAIGLLLVFWVARRHFDGPVDGVVYGATIAAGFAFTENIVYFGGPLVSGTEGALVTTFVLRGLFSPFAHVTFTMITGIAIGYGARRGPGSALGFGAIGLVGAIVLHALWNTGVTITGDFLSFYVLLQVPIFAFLVTVVILLRRYEIHLTRRRLREYAAVGWFTPAEVEMLSTWQGRRRARLWARTRGGDAGRAMVLFTRDATRLAFARQRMLSERPAASGRSEAGHLDDERRLLQAVTDHRDALLRGGRR; encoded by the coding sequence GTGACCGACCCGTCCGTCCCCGTGACCGTCCACCGTCCCTCGCCGGCGTCGCCGCCGCCGGCCATGGAGCTGCCGACGCCGCACCCGCCGTCGCGCATCACCGCGTCGGCCGTGCTCGGCGTCGCGGGCGTCGCCGTCCTGCTGCTCGTCGGCCTCGTCGTCGCCGCGTACCTCGTGCTCAGCCTCGGGATCCAGGCGGTCGCGATCTGCGCCGTACTCGCCCTCATCCCGCTCGGCTTCGTGCTCCTCGCGATCCGCTGGGTCGACCGCTGGGAGCCCGAGCCGCGGCTCGCGCTCCTGTTCGCCCTCCTCTGGGGCGCGGCCGCGTCCGTGGCCATCGCCCTCCTCTTCGACCTCGTCGTGCAGTACGCGCGCCTGGCCGTGGGCGTGCCCACCCGGTACACCGAGTTCCTGCAGCTCGCCGTCCAGGCGCCCGTGGTGGAGGAGTCGGCGAAAGCCATCGGCCTGCTCCTCGTCTTCTGGGTGGCCCGCCGCCACTTCGACGGGCCCGTCGACGGCGTCGTCTACGGCGCGACCATCGCGGCCGGCTTCGCCTTCACGGAGAACATCGTCTACTTCGGCGGCCCGCTCGTCTCGGGCACGGAGGGCGCGCTCGTCACGACGTTCGTGCTCCGCGGCCTCTTCTCGCCGTTCGCGCACGTGACCTTCACGATGATCACCGGCATCGCCATCGGGTACGGCGCGCGGCGCGGTCCGGGTTCGGCCCTGGGCTTCGGCGCCATCGGTCTCGTCGGCGCGATCGTGCTGCACGCGCTCTGGAACACCGGCGTGACCATCACGGGCGACTTCCTCAGCTTCTACGTGCTGCTGCAGGTGCCGATCTTCGCGTTCCTCGTCACGGTCGTGATCCTGCTGCGCCGGTACGAGATCCACCTCACGCGCCGCCGCCTCCGCGAGTACGCGGCCGTCGGCTGGTTCACGCCCGCCGAGGTCGAGATGCTGAGCACGTGGCAGGGCCGGCGCCGCGCGCGGCTCTGGGCGCGCACGCGCGGCGGCGACGCGGGCCGGGCGATGGTCCTGTTCACGCGCGACGCCACGCGCCTGGCCTTCGCGCGGCAGCGGATGCTGTCCGAGCGGCCCGCCGCGTCCGGCCGCTCCGAGGCCGGGCACCTCGACGACGAGCGCCGCCTGCTGCAGGCCGTCACCGACCACCGCGACGCGCTGCTCCGCGGCGGACGACGCTGA
- a CDS encoding DUF3072 domain-containing protein: MSDANQDTTGGDDREMLGSSTPTPPQSAEKDPSTWVTGDEPMTGAQRSYLDSLATQAGEEIPADLNKAEASEQIERLQEKKDTASPQSDDAS, from the coding sequence ATGAGCGATGCGAACCAGGACACCACCGGCGGCGACGACAGGGAGATGCTCGGATCCTCCACGCCCACGCCGCCCCAGAGCGCCGAGAAGGACCCGAGCACGTGGGTCACGGGCGACGAGCCGATGACAGGCGCGCAGCGCAGCTACCTCGACTCCCTCGCCACCCAGGCCGGCGAGGAGATCCCCGCCGACCTCAACAAGGCGGAGGCGAGCGAGCAGATCGAGCGCCTGCAGGAGAAGAAGGACACGGCGTCGCCGCAGTCCGACGACGCGAGCTGA
- a CDS encoding recombinase family protein: MTTLVGYARVARAEESYQDQVDALDAAGCERIFVDVAGGPKAARPGLQDALDYLRENDELLVVSLDRLGPGTTDVVRILNDLEARGVAFRAIRDGLEAGTEAGRGLFAVTLALATVESTTEAERRRRRSAEPSAREAAAASAAPAAPALPSLPKGITRRKLQIAVEERSKGRDTAEIARVLDVSERTVTRALAWAESGRTGGLLR, from the coding sequence ATGACCACGCTCGTCGGGTACGCCCGCGTCGCGCGCGCGGAGGAGTCCTACCAGGACCAGGTCGACGCGCTCGACGCCGCGGGCTGCGAGCGGATCTTCGTCGACGTCGCCGGGGGACCGAAGGCCGCGCGCCCCGGCCTCCAGGACGCGCTCGACTACCTCCGCGAGAACGACGAGCTCCTCGTCGTGAGCCTCGACCGGCTGGGTCCCGGGACGACCGACGTGGTGCGGATCCTCAACGACCTGGAGGCGCGCGGCGTCGCGTTCCGCGCCATCCGCGACGGCCTGGAGGCCGGCACCGAAGCCGGCCGCGGGCTCTTCGCCGTCACGCTCGCGCTCGCCACGGTCGAGTCGACGACCGAGGCGGAACGCCGCCGCCGCCGATCCGCGGAGCCGAGCGCCCGGGAGGCGGCCGCCGCGTCCGCGGCGCCCGCCGCGCCCGCGCTTCCGTCGCTGCCCAAGGGCATCACCCGGCGGAAGCTGCAGATCGCCGTCGAGGAGCGCTCGAAGGGCCGCGACACCGCCGAGATCGCGCGCGTGCTCGACGTGAGCGAGCGGACGGTCACGCGCGCGCTGGCCTGGGCCGAGTCGGGCCGCACCGGCGGCCTGCTCCGCTGA
- a CDS encoding D-alanyl-D-alanine carboxypeptidase/D-alanyl-D-alanine-endopeptidase: MAPSRPAPARRPAARSGAAIRRRRSALLAAVVATAVVGAGLATGILPSPVGGASADPASCTVDALTADWSTGTLHLSAAEVDGAADEAVLDVRADEPAATASTMKVLTAAAAVEALGPDRRIATRVVQGARADTVILVGGGDPTLSRLPTGTDGVYPDAPHLDDLARQVREARRLDPDLADVPIRRLQVDSSLFTGPAWLPEWPIAARRGGSMSNITALMVDGDRDDPAVAYSRRGEAAVARAAEAFAPLLGDDVATDGPLVTAAPGSAVLGAVESAPVRELVGHMLTHSDDTLAETLARLVAIETGAGSAAADIQRGTPAALAALDLPVEGIRLVDGSGLSDANRVPAELLTRLMVRVAEHAGDLEVVDAGLAVAGRTGTLAEEGRFAGESGRAAGRIRGKTGTLERMHGLTGIVDASDGTGVAFTIWAEDVDPATPATAARAEIDALATELHRCGGALGG; encoded by the coding sequence ATGGCCCCCTCCCGTCCTGCGCCCGCCCGTCGCCCCGCGGCGCGCTCCGGAGCGGCGATCCGCCGGCGGCGATCCGCACTGCTGGCGGCCGTCGTGGCGACCGCCGTGGTCGGCGCCGGGCTCGCCACGGGGATCCTCCCGTCGCCCGTCGGCGGCGCGTCCGCGGATCCCGCGTCCTGCACCGTCGACGCGCTCACGGCCGACTGGTCCACGGGCACGCTGCACCTCTCCGCGGCCGAGGTCGACGGCGCGGCGGACGAGGCCGTGCTCGACGTGCGCGCCGACGAGCCCGCGGCCACGGCCAGCACCATGAAGGTCCTCACCGCCGCGGCCGCGGTCGAGGCGCTCGGGCCCGACCGGCGGATCGCGACCCGGGTCGTGCAGGGCGCGCGCGCCGACACGGTCATCCTCGTCGGCGGCGGCGACCCGACGCTCAGCCGCCTCCCGACCGGCACCGACGGCGTCTACCCCGACGCCCCGCACCTCGACGACCTCGCGCGCCAGGTGCGCGAGGCCCGGCGCCTCGATCCCGACCTCGCCGACGTCCCGATCCGCCGCCTCCAGGTGGACAGCAGCCTGTTCACGGGTCCGGCCTGGCTGCCCGAGTGGCCGATCGCGGCCCGGCGCGGCGGGTCCATGTCGAACATCACGGCGCTCATGGTCGACGGCGACCGCGACGACCCCGCCGTCGCGTACTCGCGCCGCGGCGAGGCGGCGGTCGCGCGCGCCGCCGAGGCCTTCGCGCCCCTGCTGGGCGACGACGTCGCGACCGACGGGCCGCTCGTCACCGCCGCCCCCGGATCCGCCGTGCTCGGCGCCGTCGAGTCCGCGCCGGTCCGCGAGCTGGTCGGCCACATGCTCACCCACTCCGACGACACGCTCGCGGAGACCCTCGCGCGCCTCGTCGCCATCGAGACGGGCGCCGGTAGCGCGGCGGCCGACATCCAGCGCGGCACGCCCGCGGCGCTCGCGGCGCTCGACCTGCCGGTGGAGGGGATCCGGCTGGTCGACGGCTCGGGCCTCTCCGACGCGAACCGCGTGCCCGCGGAGCTCCTCACCCGGCTCATGGTCCGCGTGGCCGAGCACGCCGGCGACCTCGAGGTCGTCGACGCCGGGCTCGCGGTCGCCGGACGCACGGGCACGCTCGCGGAGGAGGGCCGCTTCGCGGGCGAGTCGGGCCGGGCGGCCGGTCGCATCCGCGGCAAGACGGGGACGCTCGAGCGGATGCACGGCCTCACCGGCATCGTGGACGCGTCCGACGGCACCGGGGTCGCCTTCACCATCTGGGCAGAGGACGTGGATCCGGCCACCCCCGCGACTGCCGCGCGCGCCGAGATCGACGCGCTGGCGACCGAGCTGCACCGCTGCGGCGGCGCGCTCGGCGGCTGA
- a CDS encoding response regulator transcription factor yields MIRIVLVDDQELFRGGVRVALDAQPDLEVVGEAGDGREGLAVIDATRPDVVLLDMRMPVMDGLETVRALFDGSRADPPRVVVLTTFALDRASATAIRGGASGFLLKDATPAFLAAAIRAVHAGSAVLAPDELTQLFTSDASLAPAPPAPPAFRSLSAREKDVFGHVARGLSNAEVASLEFVSESTVKTHVSSILAKLALRDRVQLVVYAHDHRLVERSGA; encoded by the coding sequence GTGATCCGCATCGTGCTCGTCGACGACCAGGAGCTGTTCCGCGGCGGCGTGCGCGTCGCGCTCGACGCCCAGCCCGACCTCGAGGTGGTCGGCGAGGCCGGCGACGGGCGCGAGGGGCTCGCCGTGATCGACGCGACGCGGCCCGACGTCGTGCTGCTCGACATGCGCATGCCCGTGATGGACGGGCTCGAGACCGTGCGGGCCCTGTTCGACGGGAGCCGCGCGGATCCGCCGCGCGTCGTCGTGCTGACGACGTTCGCGCTCGACCGGGCGTCCGCGACGGCGATCCGCGGCGGCGCGAGCGGATTCCTCCTCAAGGACGCGACGCCCGCGTTCCTGGCCGCGGCGATCCGGGCCGTGCACGCGGGCAGCGCCGTCCTCGCGCCCGACGAGCTCACGCAGCTGTTCACCTCCGATGCGAGCCTCGCGCCCGCTCCCCCGGCGCCGCCCGCGTTCCGGTCGCTGAGCGCCCGCGAGAAGGACGTCTTCGGGCACGTCGCGCGCGGCCTCTCGAACGCGGAGGTCGCGTCGCTCGAGTTCGTGAGCGAGTCGACCGTGAAGACGCACGTGAGCAGCATCCTCGCGAAGCTCGCCCTCCGGGACCGCGTGCAGCTCGTCGTGTACGCGCACGACCACCGGCTCGTGGAGCGCTCCGGCGCCTAG
- a CDS encoding sensor histidine kinase, with protein sequence MDTGTTAAARATRARPSRRRGLEVLGDALLGLVIAGLALTPPVDVQEAGALVALLALVAVIARSALPGAALVLAWAMALTQWAVGERPGFADLALLLVLYSTARRGSRPTAALGAASALLGGAAATAYLLQTGARFSVLTQASGPSGVIFAAAPVLILLVAWLSGLVVRVTRSRTAESQLRVQAEDTAVKAVDLAQAETLRASMARDVHDIVGHSLAVIIAQADSVQFLDDEERIRGVSATIADTARRSLAEVREVLSGTSPAEADDGPEDLDAVVAQVRAAGVDLGHEVRGTRRAVDPARQVVIRRVAQEMTTNAMRHGAPGGRIRFWETWRAADVVLEVENPVAAHDDAAAGTGHLDAAPPRVGTGVEGMRTRLAAVGGDLEAEAVDDLFTARARIPLPGARPLTVPGGRP encoded by the coding sequence ATGGACACCGGGACCACCGCCGCCGCGCGCGCGACGCGCGCCCGGCCGTCCCGCCGCCGCGGGCTCGAGGTCCTAGGGGACGCGCTCCTCGGCCTGGTCATCGCGGGCCTCGCCCTGACGCCGCCCGTCGACGTGCAGGAGGCGGGCGCCCTCGTCGCGCTGCTGGCGCTGGTCGCCGTGATCGCGCGCTCGGCCCTCCCCGGCGCGGCCCTGGTGCTGGCCTGGGCGATGGCCCTGACGCAGTGGGCGGTGGGCGAGCGGCCCGGCTTCGCGGACCTGGCCCTCCTCCTCGTGCTGTACTCCACGGCGCGGCGGGGATCGCGCCCCACCGCCGCGCTCGGTGCCGCGTCCGCGCTCCTCGGCGGCGCCGCGGCCACGGCCTACCTCCTGCAGACCGGCGCCCGGTTCTCCGTGCTCACGCAGGCGAGCGGCCCGAGCGGCGTGATCTTCGCGGCCGCGCCCGTCCTCATCCTCCTCGTCGCGTGGCTGTCCGGGCTCGTCGTCCGTGTGACCCGCTCGCGCACCGCCGAGTCGCAGCTGCGGGTCCAGGCCGAGGACACGGCCGTGAAGGCCGTCGACCTCGCGCAGGCCGAGACGCTGCGGGCCAGCATGGCGCGCGACGTGCACGACATCGTGGGCCACTCGCTCGCGGTGATCATCGCGCAGGCCGACTCCGTGCAGTTCCTCGACGACGAGGAGCGGATCCGCGGGGTCTCCGCCACCATCGCCGACACCGCAAGGCGCTCGCTCGCCGAGGTGCGCGAGGTGCTGAGCGGCACGAGCCCGGCCGAGGCCGACGACGGGCCCGAGGACCTCGACGCGGTCGTCGCGCAGGTGCGGGCCGCGGGCGTCGACCTCGGGCACGAGGTGCGCGGCACGCGACGCGCGGTCGACCCCGCGCGCCAGGTCGTGATCCGCCGCGTCGCGCAGGAGATGACCACCAACGCCATGCGCCACGGCGCGCCCGGCGGCCGGATCCGCTTCTGGGAGACCTGGCGCGCGGCCGACGTCGTGCTCGAGGTCGAGAACCCGGTCGCCGCCCACGACGACGCCGCCGCCGGGACCGGGCACCTCGACGCCGCACCGCCGCGCGTCGGCACCGGCGTCGAGGGGATGCGCACCCGGCTCGCCGCGGTCGGCGGCGACCTCGAGGCCGAGGCCGTCGACGACCTGTTCACCGCCCGCGCGCGCATCCCGCTCCCGGGAGCGCGCCCCCTCACCGTGCCGGGAGGCCGCCCGTGA
- a CDS encoding DUF2945 domain-containing protein produces MASLKKGDHVTWNTPQGETHGKVLEERTKDFQHDGQHFRASQDEPAYIVESDKSGKTAAHKGSALTKKK; encoded by the coding sequence ATGGCGAGCTTGAAGAAGGGCGACCACGTCACCTGGAACACGCCCCAGGGCGAGACGCACGGCAAGGTCCTCGAGGAGCGGACGAAGGACTTCCAGCACGACGGGCAGCACTTCCGCGCGTCGCAGGACGAGCCCGCGTACATCGTGGAGAGCGACAAGTCGGGGAAGACCGCGGCGCACAAGGGCTCCGCGCTGACGAAGAAGAAGTAG
- a CDS encoding SDR family NAD(P)-dependent oxidoreductase encodes MDLGITGKTALVTGADSGIGWETARVLLAEGATVVISDKEQGLLDDAAARLDAPEGRLHAFAADVTSVSSLDALHRRVQEAVGDIDILVQSSGITGAQGLFHEIDDAGWTDTLEVDLLGPVRLVKAFLPSLRTGGWGRIVFLASEDAVQPYDDELPYCAAKAGVLALSKGLSRSYAKEGLLVNAVSPAFIHTPMTDAMMDKRAGQLGTSKEEAIDSFLDEERPYMELKRRGEPTEVANVVAFLCSDLASFVNGSNYRVDSGSVATI; translated from the coding sequence ATGGATCTCGGGATCACAGGGAAGACCGCGCTCGTCACGGGCGCCGACTCGGGCATCGGGTGGGAGACGGCCCGCGTCCTCCTCGCGGAGGGCGCGACCGTCGTCATCAGCGACAAGGAGCAGGGGCTGCTCGACGACGCGGCCGCACGGCTCGACGCGCCGGAGGGACGACTGCACGCGTTCGCGGCCGACGTCACGAGCGTCTCCTCGCTCGACGCGCTGCACCGGCGCGTGCAGGAGGCCGTCGGCGACATCGACATCCTCGTGCAGTCGTCCGGGATCACCGGCGCGCAGGGCCTCTTCCACGAGATCGACGACGCGGGCTGGACGGACACCCTCGAGGTCGACCTCCTCGGACCGGTGCGGCTCGTCAAGGCGTTCCTGCCGTCGCTCCGGACGGGCGGCTGGGGCCGGATCGTGTTCCTCGCCTCCGAGGACGCCGTGCAGCCGTACGACGACGAGCTCCCCTACTGCGCCGCGAAGGCCGGGGTGCTCGCGCTGTCGAAGGGCCTGTCGCGCAGCTACGCGAAGGAGGGGCTGCTCGTGAACGCGGTGTCGCCCGCCTTCATCCACACGCCGATGACGGACGCGATGATGGACAAGCGCGCCGGGCAGCTCGGCACCTCGAAGGAGGAGGCGATCGACTCGTTCCTCGACGAGGAGCGCCCCTACATGGAGCTGAAGCGCCGCGGCGAGCCGACCGAGGTCGCGAACGTCGTCGCGTTCCTCTGCTCCGACCTCGCGTCGTTCGTGAACGGATCCAACTACCGCGTCGACTCCGGATCGGTGGCGACGATCTGA
- a CDS encoding Dps family protein, whose protein sequence is MTTTVERPTSTSDKATQPEGSKPTKRQNAERGFKASQQLHENMQKVLVDLIELHIQGKQAHWNVVGKNFRDLHLQLDEIIESAREFSDDLAERMRALHATPDGRSDTVAENTTLPEYPQGEVDTAETVDLVTQRLEAAVHTMREVHDDVDEEDPTTADLLHGFITALEQYAWMVSAENRRVGSAAE, encoded by the coding sequence ATGACCACGACCGTCGAACGCCCCACCAGCACCTCCGACAAGGCCACGCAGCCCGAGGGCTCCAAGCCCACCAAGCGCCAGAACGCGGAGCGCGGCTTCAAGGCGTCGCAGCAGCTGCACGAGAACATGCAGAAGGTGCTCGTCGACCTGATCGAGCTCCACATCCAGGGCAAGCAGGCCCACTGGAACGTCGTCGGCAAGAACTTCCGCGACCTCCACCTGCAGCTCGACGAGATCATCGAGTCGGCGCGCGAGTTCAGCGACGACCTGGCCGAGCGCATGCGCGCCCTGCACGCGACGCCCGACGGCCGCAGCGACACCGTCGCCGAGAACACGACGCTCCCCGAGTACCCGCAGGGCGAGGTCGACACGGCCGAGACCGTGGATCTCGTGACCCAGCGCCTCGAGGCCGCCGTGCACACCATGCGCGAGGTCCACGACGACGTCGACGAGGAGGACCCGACCACCGCGGACCTCCTCCACGGCTTCATCACCGCGCTCGAGCAGTACGCGTGGATGGTCTCCGCGGAGAACCGCCGCGTCGGCTCCGCCGCCGAGTAG